Proteins encoded by one window of Bubalus bubalis isolate 160015118507 breed Murrah chromosome 4, NDDB_SH_1, whole genome shotgun sequence:
- the LOC102400934 gene encoding olfactory receptor 6C74-like has product MGNHTRVVMFILAGLTSNPQMKIILFIFLLLTYVLSITCNLIIITLTLVDTHLKTPMYFFLRNFAFLEISYTTTCTPKLLVMMATGDKTISYNSCVSQVFFAILLGASEFYLLAAMSYDRYVAICKPLHYTTIMNGKICMQLVLSCWIAGFFVIFPPLLYGLNLDFCASNVVDHFYCDSTPLLQISCSDTKLIEMMGFISALVTLVITLVMVIISYTCIALTILRIPSASHRRKAFSTCSSHMIVISLSYGSCIFMYVKPSVKQRISFSKGISVLNTSVAPLLNPFIYTLRNQQVKKAFMNTIHRVVSFSKE; this is encoded by the coding sequence atgggaaATCATACAAGGGTGGTAATGTTTATTCTAGCAGGTTTAACAAGTAACCCAcaaatgaaaatcattttatttatcttcctaCTACTCACCTACGTGCTAAGCATCACTTGCAATCTGATTATCATCACGCTCACCCTGGTAGATACTCACCTGAAgacccccatgtactttttccttcgAAATTTTGCCTTTTTAGAAATTTCATATACTACTACATGCACCCCTAAATTGCTGGTTATGATGGCAACAGGAGACAAAACCATTTCCTATAACAGTTGTGTGAGTCAAGTGTTTTTTGCCATTCTTCTTGGAGCGTCTGAATTTTACTTACTGGCAGCAAtgtcctatgaccgctatgttgcCATCTGTAAGCCCTTGCATTACACAACCATCATGAACGGTAAAATCTGCATGCAGCTTGTCCTCAGTTGTTGGATTGCTGGATTCTTTGTCATCTTTCCACCACTCCTCTATGGCCTAAACCTTGACTTCTGTGCCTCCAACGTTGTTGATCATTTCTATTGCGACTCCACTCCCCTCCTACAAATCTCCTGCTCAGATACAAAGTTAATCGAGATGATGGGATTCATCTCAGCTCTGGTGACACTGGTGATCACATTGGTAATGGTGATCATATCATATACCTGTATTGCCTTGACCATTCTAAGAATTCCCTCAGCTAGTCACAGGAGAAAGGCTTTTTCAACGTGTTCCTCTCACATGATTGTGATATCCCTTTCTTATGGCAGCTGCATCTTTATGTATGTTAAACCTTCAGTCAAAcaaagaatatctttttccaaagGAATTTCAGTGCTCAACACCTCTGTTGCTCCACTTTTGAATCCTTTTATTTATACCTTAAGGAACCAACAAGTGAAGAAAGCCTTCATGAATACGATACATAGAGTTGTTTCTTTCTCAAAGGAATGA